A stretch of the Phycisphaerales bacterium genome encodes the following:
- a CDS encoding DEAD/DEAH box helicase, protein MPVPPIHSFAASSVDLRAAVLSVFPEYADHLVPEGSLSIMLPGDVWGPWPSDQMASIVGDLDRPSDPLIQAFSVPAVRVNTVMAPEILIAMADLLHLDVSSRATLPIECGASIRYWASVSRFVMDLMADQRFIATLVQRREGQLEAWWQPWLHDEDARWRTGALLTSMPPMVRAILDRHDGRPWPILAEALQAFIDAGVRKTLEEQSFFEAIEDRDPQQDPHVAWLAGLLGTKRIVQEPVDTDATLLQGAGRWVARLDEARPDQAFRLALRLYEPTAMEQSGGEWTLRFLLQNTSNPELVIEASQVWTDGAVGAQVDDPGKLLLTELGRSSRIYPQLEQALETTVPEQLTLTTSEAYTFLTEYMAVLEESGVGVLCPDWWGAPESRLGLRLQVDPLDSSADVGLGEKSKSSQGMLGLGSLVRCRWNLAIGDELLAPEEFEDLVKQGAPLVHRNGRWLSIRESDVKAARALAEAEQDLEMTALEAIRLSHGWGEDDDLPILGMDGSGWVADLFGIGGSTPIPHVEQPRGFIGTLRPYQRMGLRWLAFMGQFGLGACLADDMGLGKTIQLIALLVHERESTQKQNASEGKIGPTLLIVPTSVVGNWVRELSRFAPSLSVHVNHGPNRPTGEEFVKTVLENDVTITTYALLSRDQETVSSVDWHRVALDEAQFIKNPPTKQTQAIRSLTAQHRLALTGTPVENRLSELWSIMEFCNSGYLDRLTEFNRRFAVPIERGRDADRAEQLRMIVRPFILRRLKTDPGVADDLPECFETKEYATLTPEQVALYERVVNFMLGDIDRVEGIQRRGLVLATLVKLKQVCNHPAQFLASDSAKKITGLTPEQHGDAPVLSARSGKAARMLGLLEEAIASGGKALIFTQFRQMGQLLASMIRHDLDYESLFLHGGTPQAKRQQMIDRFQDPASDIPIFILSLKAGGLGLNLTAANHVFHFDRWWNPAVERQATDRAYRIGQTRAVHVHKFVCLGTLEERIDQMIERKEELAEGIIGGGEQWIADLTTNQLRDIFQLRDSAMEAC, encoded by the coding sequence ATGCCAGTTCCACCCATTCATAGTTTTGCTGCATCAAGTGTTGATTTGCGTGCAGCGGTCTTGTCTGTGTTTCCGGAGTACGCAGATCATCTTGTGCCCGAAGGCAGTCTTTCGATCATGCTTCCTGGGGATGTCTGGGGCCCTTGGCCAAGTGACCAGATGGCATCGATTGTTGGCGATCTTGACCGACCGAGTGATCCATTGATTCAGGCATTTTCAGTGCCAGCCGTTCGCGTGAACACAGTGATGGCGCCTGAAATATTGATTGCAATGGCCGACTTACTACACCTCGATGTTTCGTCACGAGCAACGCTTCCCATTGAGTGTGGCGCTTCCATTCGTTATTGGGCATCTGTCAGTCGTTTTGTTATGGATCTGATGGCTGATCAACGTTTCATCGCCACTCTTGTTCAGCGACGCGAAGGTCAATTGGAAGCATGGTGGCAGCCGTGGCTTCATGATGAAGATGCTCGTTGGCGAACAGGCGCCCTTTTGACCAGTATGCCGCCTATGGTTCGGGCCATACTCGATCGTCATGATGGTCGTCCCTGGCCGATTCTTGCGGAGGCCTTACAGGCATTTATTGATGCGGGTGTCCGAAAGACACTTGAAGAGCAGTCCTTTTTTGAGGCTATTGAGGATCGTGATCCCCAACAAGATCCTCATGTCGCCTGGTTGGCGGGTCTACTTGGTACAAAACGTATCGTTCAAGAACCGGTTGATACAGATGCAACACTTTTACAAGGTGCCGGCCGTTGGGTAGCAAGATTAGATGAGGCCCGTCCCGACCAAGCATTCCGACTCGCACTTCGTTTATATGAACCAACTGCAATGGAACAATCTGGAGGTGAATGGACGCTTCGATTTCTTTTGCAAAACACGAGCAATCCAGAACTGGTTATTGAGGCTTCACAGGTCTGGACAGATGGCGCTGTTGGCGCCCAGGTCGATGATCCCGGAAAATTATTGTTGACGGAGCTTGGTCGTTCGAGTCGTATCTACCCCCAATTAGAGCAAGCACTGGAAACCACAGTTCCCGAACAACTCACGCTGACGACGAGCGAGGCCTACACATTTTTGACTGAGTACATGGCGGTGCTGGAAGAGTCAGGCGTTGGAGTCCTTTGTCCTGATTGGTGGGGGGCACCAGAGAGCCGACTTGGCTTGCGATTACAAGTAGATCCACTCGACTCAAGTGCCGATGTGGGACTCGGCGAGAAGTCTAAGTCAAGCCAAGGCATGCTTGGCTTGGGTTCGCTGGTGCGTTGCCGATGGAATTTAGCAATTGGCGATGAACTTCTCGCACCAGAAGAATTTGAAGACCTCGTCAAACAAGGTGCACCACTTGTACATCGCAATGGTCGCTGGCTTTCGATCCGAGAATCAGACGTTAAGGCGGCACGAGCATTGGCAGAGGCTGAGCAAGACCTAGAAATGACGGCCTTAGAGGCGATTCGCCTCAGTCATGGTTGGGGTGAAGATGATGATCTACCGATTCTTGGTATGGATGGAAGTGGCTGGGTGGCAGACCTCTTTGGAATCGGTGGCTCAACACCCATACCTCATGTAGAGCAGCCACGGGGCTTTATAGGAACCCTGCGCCCATATCAACGCATGGGCCTTCGCTGGTTAGCATTCATGGGGCAATTTGGTCTTGGTGCATGTTTGGCCGATGACATGGGCCTGGGTAAGACTATTCAACTCATTGCGTTGCTCGTTCACGAACGTGAATCTACCCAAAAACAAAATGCGTCAGAAGGCAAAATTGGTCCGACGCTTTTGATCGTACCCACCTCCGTTGTTGGAAACTGGGTGAGAGAGTTATCTCGATTCGCACCGTCACTTTCAGTTCATGTCAACCATGGTCCAAATCGACCAACTGGAGAAGAGTTCGTCAAGACGGTGCTTGAGAATGATGTAACGATCACGACCTATGCACTACTGAGCCGTGACCAAGAGACCGTGTCTTCCGTGGATTGGCACCGCGTGGCATTAGATGAAGCGCAGTTCATTAAGAACCCACCAACGAAACAGACACAAGCAATTCGCTCGCTAACCGCTCAACATCGCCTTGCACTAACGGGAACACCCGTTGAAAATCGACTCAGTGAGCTTTGGTCAATCATGGAGTTCTGTAATAGCGGCTACCTTGATCGGCTGACAGAATTCAACCGCCGTTTCGCCGTGCCCATTGAGCGAGGTCGCGATGCAGATCGAGCAGAACAACTTCGTATGATTGTCAGGCCCTTTATCTTACGCAGGCTGAAGACAGATCCGGGTGTCGCTGATGATCTGCCGGAGTGCTTCGAAACGAAAGAGTATGCAACACTCACACCAGAGCAGGTTGCTCTTTACGAGCGTGTGGTTAACTTTATGCTTGGCGACATTGATCGCGTAGAGGGTATTCAACGCCGCGGTTTGGTATTGGCTACCTTGGTGAAACTGAAACAGGTTTGCAATCATCCAGCTCAGTTTTTGGCAAGCGACAGCGCAAAGAAAATAACCGGACTGACTCCAGAACAACACGGCGATGCGCCGGTTCTATCTGCTCGTTCTGGAAAGGCGGCACGGATGTTGGGCTTGCTTGAAGAGGCCATTGCAAGCGGCGGGAAAGCATTGATATTCACTCAATTCCGTCAGATGGGCCAATTACTAGCATCCATGATTCGGCACGACCTTGACTATGAATCACTCTTTCTTCACGGCGGAACGCCACAGGCGAAACGTCAACAAATGATTGATCGTTTCCAAGATCCAGCAAGTGATATTCCAATCTTCATTTTGTCACTGAAAGCAGGTGGCTTGGGCTTGAACCTGACAGCAGCCAATCATGTGTTCCACTTTGACCGTTGGTGGAATCCTGCCGTAGAGCGTCAAGCCACCGATCGGGCCTATCGAATCGGTCAAACCCGTGCCGTTCACGTTCACAAATTTGTGTGTCTTGGAACACTCGAAGAGCGAATCGATCAGATGATTGAGCGTAAAGAAGAGCTTGCAGAGGGCATTATTGGTGGCGGAGAGCAATGGATTGCTGATCTCACTACAAATCAATTACGTGATATCTTCCAGCTGCGCGACTCAGCCATGGAGGCATGCTGA
- a CDS encoding DPP IV N-terminal domain-containing protein → MPYAHKAIMLAFSSLLIAGCSQMSAKTATYGPTASVTPATRSISSSRPDNTDLLVEEQAVPITHMNNGDHGRAPQLIGLYGEPATPASGPSTLEDGNRHLTQVSFASEGGCFDPDIDRTGAWIAFASTQHSHASDIYLKQVGGKTMTQLTADPAVDRMPCFTPNGKALAFASNRSGNFDIYIKPVAGGAPIQVTSDGEDEYHPSFSPSGTHLSYCKINTQNQRSEIWIVEVKNPSVRHFVQYGVLPEWNPDPASQMLLFQKARQRGSRFYSIWTVEFAQGEARNPTEIVSASNAAVINPGWSPDGQQIVFATVVDPTDSASSLPEQMDIWTINRDGTERRGLTSGPHANYQPAWATDGRIYFVSNRSGNQNIWSVIGDERFDSLAQTNQPYSTVQGTSPAPGLDP, encoded by the coding sequence ATGCCATACGCTCATAAAGCCATCATGCTGGCCTTTTCTTCACTGCTGATCGCTGGTTGCTCCCAGATGAGCGCCAAGACGGCCACCTATGGCCCAACAGCATCAGTCACGCCAGCCACCCGCTCAATCTCATCAAGCAGACCAGATAACACTGACTTACTCGTTGAAGAACAGGCCGTGCCCATTACCCACATGAACAATGGCGATCATGGCCGGGCACCACAGCTGATTGGCCTCTACGGTGAACCTGCCACGCCAGCCTCTGGTCCATCGACCTTAGAAGATGGCAACCGGCATCTCACCCAGGTCAGTTTTGCTTCAGAAGGTGGATGCTTCGACCCAGATATCGACCGAACCGGTGCCTGGATTGCCTTCGCCTCAACCCAGCACAGCCATGCCTCGGATATCTACCTGAAACAGGTAGGTGGCAAAACGATGACGCAACTGACTGCAGATCCTGCCGTTGATCGCATGCCGTGCTTTACACCCAATGGCAAGGCACTCGCATTTGCGTCTAATCGATCAGGCAACTTTGATATCTATATCAAACCAGTCGCCGGTGGCGCGCCTATTCAAGTGACAAGCGATGGCGAAGATGAGTATCACCCAAGTTTTTCACCATCTGGTACGCATCTCTCTTACTGCAAAATAAATACTCAAAATCAACGATCAGAAATATGGATTGTTGAAGTAAAAAATCCCAGTGTTCGTCACTTCGTGCAGTACGGGGTTTTACCTGAATGGAATCCTGATCCAGCTTCACAGATGCTTCTCTTCCAGAAAGCTCGACAACGTGGAAGTCGTTTTTACAGCATCTGGACTGTTGAGTTCGCTCAGGGTGAGGCGCGCAATCCTACTGAAATCGTTTCAGCATCCAATGCTGCTGTGATCAATCCAGGTTGGTCCCCAGACGGTCAACAAATCGTCTTTGCCACCGTGGTTGACCCTACGGATAGCGCCTCATCTCTACCTGAACAAATGGACATCTGGACGATCAATCGAGATGGCACTGAACGACGTGGATTAACCAGTGGGCCGCACGCAAATTATCAACCAGCCTGGGCAACAGATGGCCGCATCTACTTTGTCTCCAATCGTTCTGGCAACCAGAATATTTGGTCCGTCATCGGAGATGAGCGATTTGACAGTCTGGCGCAGACGAATCAACCCTACAGCACTGTACAGGGGACATCACCCGCACCTGGGCTCGATCCCTAA
- a CDS encoding tyrosine recombinase XerC — protein MSDPKRSTIQLVEEFLTYLFDERHFSPYTAKCYGVDLRQFTEYLTEEHNITATLEQEQAAFETHRMAAATSRKNSISECQTITAIILLGEVNTIRSFLGTLEPHQYAAATMARKIATLRSFHRWMEKCGLIESNPMTLVRSPRQTKRLPKAIGVEQVEQLLAAPDDTTILGSRDRSILETLYSTGIRVSELVGINMGDIDAAGQSLIVRGKGRKERLVPLGSHALTALRKYITMLIEFRRSHNDESGAQTPLFINKHGTRLSTRSVRRKVTKYLIQVGLDPDISPHTLRHSFATHLLDNGADLRSVQELLGHQSLSTTQVYTHLTTQRMRRSYDSAHPRAEAG, from the coding sequence ATGAGCGATCCCAAGCGTAGCACAATTCAATTGGTCGAAGAATTCCTGACCTATCTCTTCGATGAAAGGCATTTCAGTCCATACACAGCTAAATGCTATGGCGTCGATCTACGCCAATTTACAGAATATCTCACTGAAGAGCACAACATCACTGCCACTCTTGAGCAAGAGCAGGCTGCTTTCGAAACACATCGAATGGCGGCCGCGACCTCTCGCAAGAATAGTATTTCAGAATGTCAGACGATTACAGCAATTATTCTTCTTGGTGAAGTCAACACCATTAGGTCGTTTTTAGGCACTCTTGAACCCCACCAGTATGCCGCAGCAACGATGGCTCGAAAGATCGCTACTCTGCGATCCTTCCACCGCTGGATGGAAAAGTGCGGACTGATTGAGTCGAATCCCATGACCTTGGTTCGTTCTCCAAGACAAACAAAACGTTTGCCAAAAGCCATCGGAGTAGAACAGGTCGAGCAATTGCTTGCAGCACCAGATGACACAACCATACTTGGCTCTCGGGATCGATCCATTCTCGAAACACTCTACTCCACTGGTATTCGCGTGAGTGAATTGGTTGGCATCAATATGGGCGATATAGATGCAGCTGGGCAATCTCTTATTGTTCGAGGCAAAGGGCGCAAGGAGCGCCTGGTACCGTTGGGTTCTCATGCCCTAACAGCTCTTCGAAAATACATCACCATGCTCATTGAATTCCGACGAAGTCACAATGATGAATCTGGTGCCCAAACGCCGCTCTTTATTAACAAACATGGAACGCGATTATCGACGCGATCTGTTCGCCGTAAAGTCACGAAGTACCTGATACAAGTTGGTCTTGATCCTGATATCAGCCCACATACCTTGCGACATAGTTTCGCAACGCATCTCCTTGATAATGGCGCCGATCTTCGATCTGTTCAAGAGCTACTGGGCCACCAGTCACTCTCAACAACACAAGTCTATACCCATCTGACTACACAACGCATGCGTCGCAGCTATGACAGTGCTCATCCACGCGCAGAAGCAGGCTGA
- a CDS encoding SpoIIE family protein phosphatase yields MSLRWKLLALLVVLTLVPLIIAMWYTLFDLRRSGQGIAKELRKELTTSAEQHLSELATSLAQEVHLDIGMIDMTLMTWSEAVSQEWDKSDSTVESDSDLPSYYADDVRNGVVVPEDMAADPRYSELSESGEKTNQVVITDAPVFYVPLGLARSEVDLEVSRLKNAFWTLRIATAANVNLAHRYILSLENGLFMNFPGHIDLPKDYNPVERPWYQLGKKSKGVSRTYPYIDASNGKLVSSFTYPIKLTDGTILGVVACDVVLTEFFASLSIPPEWQEYASIMVVNPVKDKVIGDRLEIVAKKSAVLESINDEIKIQKPTYINPDQSPGIPEVIRQMRLSQSGKGKIDIGGEELLWAYAPMTDSGPFLLLEVPANIVASKANEIQSWLVDEVSRHAWRNIVFLVFLMIIVVVLAFLCARSVTRPISNLVSVAKKIAVGDLEARASVATSDEVGELAAVFNDMVPKLRDRMRIREALGVAMEVQQNLLPSEPPQLSGFDIAGRSVYCDETGGDYYDFLELKELGEGILGIAVGDVTGHGIAAALLMATARGALRVRLAAPGSLAEVMGQVNTRLAQDTQSGRFMTLFFLVINKQLGEMRWVSAGHDPMLRFSPETDSFDELGGSDIPLGIDGEWVFTEASESGWKPGQIIVIGTDGIWESRNSDGEMFGKDRLRDVIRSQVESSADQIAIAITTQLDEFRGQHNQEDDVTLVVIKVM; encoded by the coding sequence ATGTCGCTCCGATGGAAACTACTAGCACTTCTTGTGGTTCTTACCTTGGTGCCACTTATCATTGCAATGTGGTACACACTGTTTGATCTGCGCCGAAGTGGGCAGGGTATTGCCAAGGAGTTGCGTAAGGAGCTCACGACTTCGGCAGAACAGCACCTTTCCGAACTTGCAACATCATTAGCTCAGGAGGTTCATCTTGACATCGGAATGATTGATATGACGCTGATGACTTGGTCAGAAGCAGTGTCACAAGAATGGGATAAAAGTGATTCCACTGTTGAGTCAGATAGCGATCTGCCTTCATACTATGCTGACGATGTTCGTAATGGAGTTGTCGTTCCTGAAGATATGGCCGCTGATCCACGTTACTCCGAACTCAGTGAATCAGGTGAAAAAACAAATCAAGTGGTGATCACCGATGCGCCAGTCTTTTACGTGCCACTGGGCCTGGCTCGTTCTGAAGTTGATCTAGAAGTCAGCCGCCTTAAAAATGCATTTTGGACACTTCGTATTGCTACGGCTGCCAATGTCAATTTAGCGCATCGATACATCTTGTCGCTTGAAAATGGACTGTTCATGAACTTTCCCGGGCATATTGATCTACCCAAGGATTACAACCCCGTAGAACGCCCTTGGTACCAACTGGGGAAAAAGTCTAAAGGTGTTTCTCGCACGTATCCATACATTGATGCATCAAACGGAAAGTTGGTGTCAAGTTTCACCTATCCAATCAAGCTCACGGACGGCACAATTCTCGGTGTTGTTGCATGTGATGTCGTTCTGACAGAGTTTTTTGCGAGTTTGTCTATCCCTCCGGAATGGCAAGAATATGCATCAATCATGGTTGTCAATCCAGTGAAAGATAAAGTGATAGGTGATCGGCTTGAAATCGTGGCAAAAAAGTCAGCCGTTCTTGAATCCATAAATGATGAGATAAAAATCCAGAAGCCGACATATATCAATCCTGATCAATCACCAGGCATTCCAGAAGTGATTAGGCAGATGCGCCTCAGCCAGTCTGGCAAAGGCAAGATAGATATTGGTGGCGAGGAATTGTTGTGGGCGTATGCGCCAATGACTGATAGCGGCCCCTTCTTATTGCTTGAGGTGCCAGCAAATATAGTCGCGTCGAAAGCGAATGAAATCCAGAGTTGGCTCGTTGATGAGGTAAGCAGGCACGCTTGGCGCAATATTGTGTTTCTTGTTTTTCTGATGATCATTGTCGTTGTTCTGGCATTTTTGTGCGCACGATCAGTCACGCGGCCCATTAGCAATCTTGTGTCGGTGGCAAAAAAGATTGCTGTCGGTGATCTTGAGGCACGGGCATCGGTTGCTACTTCGGACGAAGTCGGTGAACTTGCAGCAGTCTTTAACGATATGGTGCCAAAGTTGCGAGATCGCATGCGTATTCGTGAAGCGCTTGGGGTTGCGATGGAGGTTCAACAGAACCTCTTGCCTAGCGAGCCTCCGCAACTGAGTGGATTCGATATTGCGGGTCGGAGTGTGTACTGCGATGAGACGGGTGGTGACTACTACGATTTTCTTGAATTGAAGGAACTTGGAGAGGGAATATTGGGCATTGCTGTGGGTGATGTGACTGGCCATGGTATTGCTGCCGCTTTACTGATGGCAACGGCTCGCGGCGCTCTGCGTGTACGACTCGCGGCGCCCGGCAGTCTTGCCGAAGTAATGGGACAGGTTAATACACGGCTTGCCCAGGACACTCAAAGTGGTCGATTTATGACACTGTTCTTTCTTGTCATTAATAAACAACTTGGCGAAATGAGATGGGTGAGTGCGGGACATGATCCAATGCTACGCTTCTCTCCTGAAACAGATAGCTTTGATGAGCTCGGTGGCAGTGACATCCCTTTGGGTATTGATGGTGAATGGGTATTTACTGAAGCATCGGAGTCTGGTTGGAAGCCTGGTCAGATTATTGTTATTGGTACAGATGGCATCTGGGAATCTCGCAATAGCGATGGTGAAATGTTTGGCAAAGATCGACTGCGAGACGTCATTCGATCACAAGTTGAATCTTCGGCAGATCAAATTGCGATCGCCATCACAACTCAGCTCGATGAATTCCGAGGTCAACATAATCAAGAAGATGATGTCACGCTTGTCGTTATCAAGGTGATGTAG
- a CDS encoding SpoIIE family protein phosphatase translates to MRIAWKILIILLCLSVVPIVVLTLGARLSIKDVGANVAAKVRQRLIEDTSMQLSESSRFLSEVVHDRYDRARLILEILRVGVVRSLSNNNGDISSLNDVVIYKASDPSSVTPDLSKDEELLKGAIYLGKGVDSDSMQSQIQSLASLVHPLQELTEKVGNFVYTFNVGLSDGIMFYYPDRGDMPANYDFFTRPWYIEGRSANRAVEVGTYVDAASSEVVASFSQKLPSTNVTSNGVVGIELGLTELLGEVRLPGHLKEDATIALVRHQMDPDGLQKLKVLAQQKKGAASWATPLNEIIEETNEMGPWAGVFKHLAESSSGVAKVPIAGVLSFWSYTSLDSFGTYLFIVVPESTVFKEGQEVAAMIESEMSEQLLVGGVIVVILLIALVIAAVVGSRTISRPILALSRAADKVAGGDFDARADVRCSGELSSLAAAFNDMVPRLRDQLRMKQSLELAHEVQARLLPEKPPSVPGLDLAGTSVYCDETGGDYYDFLTGDNIVGGGCVVIIGDVTGHGVSAALIVTSIRAALHLQFRLDRSMEKIFEDTNRYLAANEVAGQFMTLYALKIDQVKKEIKWVSAGHDSPCIYDPVSDQMGTLDGGDIPIGIDGTATFTTHKRALPEPGTVIVLATDGVWEAVGSDGDVFGRERLEKSIKSNAHKTAEEIRVNIYEAVQEFIGEESLKDDVTVVVVKVL, encoded by the coding sequence ATGCGGATTGCCTGGAAAATACTGATCATACTGCTCTGCTTATCTGTTGTGCCCATCGTGGTACTGACGTTGGGAGCGCGTCTGTCTATTAAAGATGTGGGCGCGAATGTTGCAGCGAAAGTGCGGCAGCGGTTGATCGAAGATACCAGTATGCAGCTATCAGAGTCTTCGAGATTTCTGTCTGAAGTTGTACATGATCGATATGATCGGGCACGACTTATCTTAGAAATTCTTCGTGTTGGAGTTGTCCGATCACTTAGTAATAATAATGGTGATATTTCTTCACTCAATGATGTTGTTATTTACAAAGCAAGTGACCCATCTTCTGTTACGCCAGATTTGAGCAAAGATGAAGAGTTGTTGAAGGGTGCTATTTATTTAGGCAAGGGTGTTGATAGTGACTCAATGCAGTCACAGATTCAATCTCTAGCATCTCTTGTTCATCCACTTCAAGAGTTGACGGAAAAAGTTGGCAATTTTGTTTACACCTTCAATGTGGGTTTGTCGGATGGAATCATGTTCTACTATCCAGACAGAGGCGATATGCCAGCCAACTATGATTTCTTTACACGGCCTTGGTACATCGAAGGTCGTAGTGCCAATAGGGCGGTTGAGGTTGGAACTTATGTCGACGCAGCTTCATCCGAAGTTGTCGCGAGTTTTTCTCAGAAGCTTCCTTCTACGAACGTGACTTCTAATGGTGTGGTTGGTATTGAGCTGGGCTTAACAGAGTTGCTCGGCGAAGTTCGGTTACCTGGTCACTTAAAAGAGGACGCAACAATTGCACTAGTACGCCATCAAATGGATCCCGATGGATTACAAAAACTGAAGGTGCTTGCTCAGCAAAAAAAGGGCGCCGCCAGCTGGGCAACTCCATTAAATGAGATTATCGAGGAGACAAATGAGATGGGGCCTTGGGCAGGCGTCTTTAAGCACCTCGCTGAAAGTTCCTCTGGTGTTGCAAAGGTCCCGATCGCCGGCGTGCTGAGTTTCTGGTCCTATACTTCGCTCGATAGTTTTGGAACCTATTTGTTTATCGTGGTACCAGAGTCAACGGTTTTCAAAGAAGGTCAAGAAGTGGCTGCGATGATTGAGAGTGAAATGAGCGAGCAGTTGCTGGTCGGGGGTGTCATTGTTGTGATATTGCTCATCGCACTTGTTATTGCCGCAGTTGTCGGATCACGTACCATAAGTCGTCCAATACTTGCGCTTTCACGGGCTGCTGACAAGGTTGCTGGTGGTGATTTTGATGCACGAGCCGATGTGAGATGTAGTGGTGAACTCAGTTCATTGGCAGCAGCATTTAATGACATGGTACCTCGCTTACGCGACCAGTTGCGTATGAAGCAATCTTTAGAGTTGGCCCATGAAGTGCAAGCTCGCCTCTTGCCAGAAAAGCCGCCCAGTGTTCCTGGGTTAGATCTTGCTGGCACCAGTGTTTATTGTGATGAAACAGGTGGAGATTACTATGACTTCCTCACGGGGGACAATATTGTCGGTGGAGGCTGTGTCGTCATCATTGGTGATGTAACAGGTCATGGTGTTTCTGCAGCTCTTATTGTGACCTCAATTCGTGCAGCATTACATCTTCAATTTAGACTTGATCGATCAATGGAGAAAATTTTTGAAGATACGAATCGCTACCTGGCGGCCAACGAAGTCGCTGGGCAGTTTATGACTCTTTATGCGCTCAAAATAGATCAAGTGAAGAAGGAAATAAAGTGGGTGTCTGCAGGGCATGACTCGCCATGTATATACGATCCTGTCAGCGATCAGATGGGCACTCTAGACGGTGGTGACATTCCAATTGGTATTGATGGAACTGCTACGTTTACAACGCATAAACGTGCTCTTCCTGAGCCTGGTACAGTGATTGTGCTGGCTACAGATGGGGTTTGGGAAGCCGTTGGCAGTGATGGCGATGTTTTTGGTAGAGAACGTCTTGAAAAATCCATAAAGAGTAATGCACACAAAACCGCTGAGGAAATCCGTGTGAATATCTATGAGGCAGTCCAGGAATTCATCGGAGAGGAATCTCTTAAAGATGATGTGACAGTTGTGGTTGTTAAGGTTCTTTAA
- a CDS encoding SDR family oxidoreductase yields the protein MVRKDNSPRVILITAASRGIGAACARRCAAQGDRVVLLARSEQVELLGKELGGVGVRGSIDKPEDLSRFVDAAMALEGHIDGLVVSTGHPPSGELLELDDEDWRSGLDLVLLSVTRLAKLITPHMLESGGGSVVNISAYGAIEPSLDFPVSSAIRAALGAYTRLYADRYAKSGIRMNSLLPGFVDTYPEEESRINAIPMARYATADEIAQVACFLLGHESSYMTGQSIRVDGGLTNSI from the coding sequence ATGGTAAGAAAAGATAATAGTCCCCGTGTTATTCTTATAACTGCTGCGAGCCGAGGAATCGGAGCTGCCTGCGCCCGGCGCTGTGCTGCTCAAGGTGATCGGGTGGTATTATTGGCTCGTTCAGAACAAGTAGAGTTGTTGGGTAAAGAGCTTGGCGGAGTGGGCGTGAGAGGCTCGATCGACAAGCCAGAAGATCTGTCTAGATTTGTTGATGCAGCCATGGCACTAGAGGGGCATATTGATGGACTTGTAGTGAGTACGGGCCATCCTCCAAGTGGTGAACTGCTTGAACTCGATGATGAGGACTGGCGCTCTGGTTTGGATCTGGTTCTTCTGTCGGTAACACGGCTGGCGAAGCTCATCACACCCCATATGCTTGAAAGTGGTGGGGGCTCTGTTGTTAATATTTCAGCATATGGCGCGATTGAACCATCGCTGGATTTTCCCGTGTCTTCGGCAATAAGAGCGGCATTGGGTGCCTATACAAGGCTCTATGCAGATCGTTATGCAAAGTCAGGCATTCGAATGAACTCGTTATTGCCGGGGTTTGTGGACACCTATCCAGAGGAAGAATCAAGGATTAATGCGATTCCCATGGCGCGTTATGCCACCGCTGATGAGATTGCTCAAGTTGCCTGTTTCTTACTTGGGCACGAATCTTCATATATGACGGGTCAAAGTATCAGAGTTGATGGTGGGCTAACGAACTCAATATGA
- a CDS encoding acylphosphatase has translation MQNQVRRKYKYLGRVQGVGFRATVNELAQSFAIHGWVKNCEDGSVECVVEGALPDIRAFDQVVRDSRADYVHDVQTMKEPWSGDLSGFKIKF, from the coding sequence TTGCAGAACCAAGTACGTAGAAAATACAAATATTTAGGGCGTGTTCAGGGTGTTGGTTTTCGTGCCACTGTCAATGAGCTTGCTCAAAGTTTTGCAATTCATGGCTGGGTAAAAAACTGCGAAGATGGAAGCGTTGAGTGTGTGGTTGAGGGCGCATTGCCCGACATTCGTGCATTTGATCAGGTTGTTCGTGATTCGAGAGCTGATTATGTTCATGATGTCCAGACCATGAAGGAGCCTTGGAGCGGTGATCTCTCTGGCTTTAAGATCAAGTTCTGA